Genomic DNA from Naumovozyma dairenensis CBS 421 chromosome 11, complete genome:
GAGCCTCCTTCTCTTGCAACTTCTTATTCTGTAtcttattttcaattaagTCATCGAATGCAATGATAGCCCTAACAAGAttacttatatatatcatcatcaattcaTCGTTTGTCTTTACAGTTAAAGCCTTCTGCAAGTTATTAGAAGAGTCGATCACATCTTGTCCtatactactactattacCCTTCTTCTTATTACCTTTAAccatttcatcttcatctggCACACCCAAATTAGGTAACAAGTTAAAGacatcttgtaatttacCCAATATAGTATGGTTCACAGGTAATTCGTTATTCGTTACTTTAGCCAAATAATTAGcaatatcattcaatttactTTGTAATCcttttaatgatttcaGTTGATTAGTTAATCTAATAGATAGCCCACCTGCAGCTTGATCACGAACATCTCTCAACAAATGTTCCACACCAATCTCTTCCGCTTCTTCCGCTTCAATATCACAAGGCAAATGCAAGAAAGTCTTCTCAGTCGATGTACcatcatctttaatttgTTCCACCGCCATATACGCATCAGTAGGCAATCCGACCCCCTGTTGTTTAGCATCCACGATCAACAACAAAGGATCCGAATCACACGAATAACTTCTaaacaattcattaattttcaaatcagaTGCTTTCAATTTAGGACCACTATGATACCACCCAATCAATTTCTCCTTTGCGTTGATCTTCTTACACATCTCATTCATGTTCTCGATATAATTATGATCTAAGAACCATACGTCTGGATTTTtctcatcttcttcaaaaggTAATGCGAAGGAATTGGTCACTTTGATAGTGGATGTGGAGGAATCACCTAGAATGACACCAAGGACTCTTTTGCCTTCCTTTGTGTGGGTACGTTTGTAATGGTCCAGGACGGATAGTAATACTAGTGGAGCAATTGTCACTTTTTCATGGGATAATGTTCCTGACATGTTTTGCAGTTATTGATTGGGTATGTATGTATGAGTATGTGTCTTCAATAATAGTCGGAAAGGGGTCTTGATGCTTTGTTTGACTGCTGGTCACTAACAAGCTCTTattctttctctttaaGTTTTGCCACCTTTTAGATTCCAACTTTCAGCTTAAAGGTTTAGACGTACATAAAAGCATTATACGTATAGATATTTgacaaaataatttttatGCGGTAAAGCCGGGTAACGGTAAGAGAGTGACACTGTCGCTGCTATGGTATAGAAAAAGTACAGCTTCTAAAAGATTgagagaatatatatatatatagaatgatgaattgttatgcaaaaataattttcttgtttctttccTAGGAgatttttgaaatcatGAGGAATCCCTTACCGGCTCTGTTGCATCACTAGATGACCCTTGAGAAGAAGCCGGGCCAGGCAAAATATGGTGATGTCCAGATGCTCTAATGTATGAATTATCTTTCAAACTTGACCTACAATACGGAATGTTTCTAAACCATTTATCATGTAATAAATCACTTATTGTGGCTCTTTCATCTGGATTCACTTTTAACATTCGTGAAATTATTGGTCTTGATGCATGAGGTAACCTTCTCATCACTCTATATTGACCATATTTAGAACAATCATTATGTGTACTTTTTCTAGGTAACGTTGTATTTGTGGAATATGAATGGCGCAATTTTATTCTTACTAATTGTTCTTGTAGGGGTTGTGATTGTGACGCTattggtgatgatgatctaGTGTTTGATTGTTGGTGTTGCCTTTTGATGAgg
This window encodes:
- the RPN8 gene encoding proteasome regulatory particle lid subunit RPN8 (similar to Saccharomyces cerevisiae RPN8 (YOR261C); ancestral locus Anc_8.711), encoding MSGTLSHEKVTIAPLVLLSVLDHYKRTHTKEGKRVLGVILGDSSTSTIKVTNSFALPFEEDEKNPDVWFLDHNYIENMNEMCKKINAKEKLIGWYHSGPKLKASDLKINELFRSYSCDSDPLLLIVDAKQQGVGLPTDAYMAVEQIKDDGTSTEKTFLHLPCDIEAEEAEEIGVEHLLRDVRDQAAGGLSIRLTNQLKSLKGLQSKLNDIANYLAKVTNNELPVNHTILGKLQDVFNLLPNLGVPDEDEMVKGNKKKGNSSSIGQDVIDSSNNLQKALTVKTNDELMMIYISNLVRAIIAFDDLIENKIQNKKLQEKEAQEKEQKRKDEEEKKKMKKKEATKKEAEVDSIKSKKSA